In Camelus dromedarius isolate mCamDro1 chromosome 3, mCamDro1.pat, whole genome shotgun sequence, one DNA window encodes the following:
- the HSPB3 gene encoding heat shock protein beta-3 — MAKVILRHLVETPVRYEEQFEARGLEDCRLDHALYALPGPTTVDLGKAGAAPAPPVDSAAEMPPQRGESRFQILLDVVQFLPEDIIIQTFEGWLLIKAQHGTRMDEHGFISRSFTRQYKLPDGIETKDLSAILCHDGILVVEVKDPAGTQ; from the coding sequence ATGGCAAAAGTCATCTTGAGGCACCTCGTAGAGACTCCAGTGCGATATGAGGAGCAGTTTGAAGCTCGAGGTTTGGAAGACTGCAGGCTGGATCACGCTTTATATGCACTGCCCGGGCCAACCACCGTGGACCTGGGGAAGGCCGGGGCCGCCCCGGCTCCCCCCGTGGACTCCGCCGCAGAGATGCCGCCGCAGAGAGGCGAATCCCGCTTCCAGATCCTGCTGGACGTGGTCCAGTTCCTCCCCGAAGATATCATCATTCAGACCTTCGAAGGCTGGCTGCTGATCAAGGCTCAACATGGAACCAGAATGGACGAGCATGGCTTTATCTCGAGAAGCTTCACCCGGCAGTATAAACTGCCCGACGGCATCGAAACCAAAGATTTGTCTGCCATCCTCTGTCACGACGGGATTCTGGTGGTGGAAGTCAAGGATCCAGCTGGGACCCAGTGA